A DNA window from Sylvia atricapilla isolate bSylAtr1 chromosome 6, bSylAtr1.pri, whole genome shotgun sequence contains the following coding sequences:
- the ZNF770 gene encoding zinc finger protein 770, with translation MLKVQHSVTAVKIPKKKPYICDMCCKQFETPSKLARHYLIHTGQKPFECRVCNKTFRQLVHLERHQLTHNLPFKCIVCYRNFKNVITFLKHQQLHNENYESDTKEAENYVNSEQDRVTCGVFHCSVCWKAFTTEERWMLHQCLKSDHLRSARRRKKKTHTCESCNKTFPSRSKLERHFLIHTGQKPFKCSSCGKSFRQSTHLKIHQLTHTEERPFQCCFCQKGFKIQSKLMKHKQLHVRNKTIPNTVCKARTLKYPKPHNILEGKWDSFENADTHKSQENDPHGVHSIYIVPFQCPACEQCFETEHSLNLHKCCYSKDSRSSNNGTTACRHTVNRKNKTLMKLKHSGGKATDFSLSDRRKVKSGHVGSPDVVAARGGRCAQRVSTKPSKERRGRCDLHRSICNQMKRTFAVPLPWQDYPQPPGLGSNLHGVLSGESVLNIDDSLDNKDDTFYGSSNDSFFDNPEVLHCAFLSSAKNIHNRHKVCKCDRCEKIFPSSSKLQRHYLIHTGQKPFGCNVCGKTFRQSAHLKRHQLTHTEKRACKSPVCQVEFENLNKLFNHQGDHTEFKSSQPVGCLGYSQTPSQPSGFQEFELIQSNQAAEIKVEIESGDFVLDTSSRNPQPYLCSKLLETEQSSYSYWHDFSEGTEKSEAVNKLYQCSICFKTFKSPSKLERHHLMHAGQKPFECLVCGKKFRQAPHLKRHHLIHFKESLKLSSSEEQAENVLVLSKRDNVL, from the coding sequence atgttaaaagttCAGCATTCTGTAACAGCTGTCAAGATACCCAAGAAAAAGCCATATATTTGTGACATGTGCTGTAAACAGTTTGAAACCCCATCAAAATTAGCTAGGCATTATCTCATACATACTGGTCAAAAGCCATTTGAATGTCGTGTATGCAATAAAACATTTAGGCAGCTAGTCCACCTGGAGAGGCATCAGTTAACCCATAATCTGCCTTTTAAGTGTATTGTTTGTTACAGAAACTTCAAAAACGTAATCACTTTCTTAAAGCATCAGCAGCTTCATAATGAAAATTATGAGAGTGATacaaaggaagcagaaaactaTGTGAATTCTGAACAAGACAGGGTCACTTGTGGCGTATTTCATTGTTCTGTGTGCTGGAAAGCCTTTACAACTGAAGAGAGGTGGATGCTGCATCAGTGTCTCAAGTCAGATCATCTTCGTAGTgccagaaggagaaagaagaaaactcaCACTTGTGAATCATGTAACAAGACGTTTCCATCAAGATCCAAGCTAGAAAGACACTTCCTTATTCACACTGGCCAGAAACCTTTTAAGTGTTCTTCATGTGGCAAATCTTTCAGACAGTCAACACACTTGAAAATTCatcagctcacacacacagaagaaaggccttttcagtgctgtttttgTCAGAAGGGATTTAAAATACAGAGCAAACTCATGAAGCATAAACAGCTCCATGTCAGAAATAAGACTATCCCTAATACTGTATGTAAAGCAAGGACTCTTAAATATCCCAAACCACACAACATATTGGAAGGAAAATGGGATAGTTTTGAAAATGCTGATACACACAAGTCACAGGAAAATGACCCACATGGTGTGCACTCAATTTATATTGTACCCTTTCAGTGCCCAGCTTGTGAGCAGTGTTTTGAAACAGAGCATAGTTTAAATTTGCACAAATGTTGTTATTCAAAAGACAGCAGAAGTTCAAATAATGGTACAACAGCATGCAGACACACAGTTAACAGGAAGAATAAGACCCTGATGAAACTGAAGCATTCTGGAGGAAAGgcaacagatttttctctttctgacagaagaaaagtgaaatcagGTCACGTTGGAAGTCCTGACGTGGTTGCAGCTAGAGGTGGGCGTTGTGCTCAGCGTGTGTCCACTAAACCTTCCAAGGAGCGCCGGGGTAGGTGTGACCTGCACAGGTCCATTTGCAATCAGATGAAAAGAACATTTGCTGTACCATTACCTTGGCAAGATTACCCACAACCTCCCGGCTTGGGCAGTAATTTACATGGTGTACTTTCTGGTGAAAGTGTGTTAAACATCGATGATTCACTGGATAATAAAGATGATACTTTTTATGGTTCATCAAATGATAGTTTTTTTGATAATCCAGAAGTACTTCACTgtgcttttttatcttctgctaaaaatatacataacaGACACAAAGTGTGTAAATGTGACAGATGTGAAAaaatttttccatcttcatcCAAACTTCAAAGGCATTATCTTATACACACGGGACAAAAGCCCTTTGGCTGTAATGTTTGTGGGAAGACATTTAGACAGTCAGCTCACTTAAAAAGACATCAGCTCACCCATACTGAAAAGAGAGCCTGTAAAAGCCCCGTTTGCCAGGTAGAATTTGAAAACCTGAACAAACTTTTCAATCATCAGGGAGATCACACTGAATTTAAGTCTTCTCAGCCTGTGGGTTGTTTAGGTTATTCTCAAACACCTTCACAGCCATCTGGCTTTCAAGAATTTGAGCTGATTCAGTCAAACCAAGCAGCTGAAATCAAAGTTGAAATCGAGTCAGGGGATTTTGTTCTTGACACCAGCAGTAGAAACCCACAGCCGTATTTGTGCAGTAAATTGTTGGAAACAGAGCAAAGCTCTTACAGCTATTGGCATGATTTTTCTGAAGGTACTGAAAAAAGTGAAGCTGTTAACAAATTATATCAATGCAGTATCTGCTTTAAAACTTTCAAATCTCCTTCTAAGCTTGAAAGACATCACCTAATGCATGCTGGACAGAAACCATTTGAATGTTTagtttgtggaaaaaaattcagacagGCCCCACATTTGAAAAGGCACCACCTTATTCACTTTAAAGAAAGCTTAAAGCTTAGTTCCTCTGAGGAACAAGCAGAGAATGTATTAGTTTTATCAAAACGGGATAATGTCCTATGA